Genomic window (bacterium BMS3Abin08):
AAAAAGACAATAAATTGATCTACAGATGGGACAAGCCCTCGGATCCCGGCAACTATATATATAAAAAGATCTCCTGGGTAAGGTATTTCAGGAACCTTGACTGGTATATCGCATCCTCGGTGTACCTGGATGAACTGGGTAAGAGTGCGGTAATACTCAAGAGGAGGATCCTTGGCACAACCCTGCTCATACTGCTTCTCTCCGTATGTCTGGGCTATATCTTCGTAAGAAGGCTTGTTAATCCCCTCAGAAAACTCTCTGCAACGGCCCTGAGGGTACAGAAGGGAGACCTTACAGCCAAGAGCGATATACGGGGTAATGATGAAATCGGGGTTCTTGCCGGGGCCTTCAACAACATGATTGACCGGTTGAGATCACACATAGAAAACCTCGATGCAAAGGTCAGGGAAAGGACCATGGAACTCGAAGACGCTAACCGTGAGTTGAAGAGGATCGATGAGACCAAGTCCGCTTTCATATCGACGGTATCGCACGAACTCCGCACGCCTCTGACTTCGGTACTGGGATTTGCCAACATCATAAAGAAGAGGCTTGAGGAGGTAATCTTTCCGGTAATAGACGATGGGGAGGCCAGGGTATCCCGCGCAGCCTCACAGGTAAGGCAGAACCTCGACATAATCATCTCAGAGGGTGAGAGGCTCACGAACCTGATCAACGACGTCCTTGACATAGCGAAGATAGAGGCGGGGAGGGTGGAGTGGAAGGACGAGGACGTAGACATCGCAGAGGTATTCAGACGTGCGGCTGTGACGACCTCGTCGCTGTTTCAGTCAAAGGGACTGTATCTGGAGGGAGAGGTTGAGGGCGGTGGACTCATAGTCCGCGGGGACCGGGACCGGATGATACAGGTGGTAACGAATCTCCTGAGCAACGCCGTAAAGTTCACGGACGGCGGGGGAACGATAACCTACCGTATAAGGCGCAACGCCGGGTATGTACGCTCCGAGGTAGAGGACACGGGCAACGGCATTCCATCCGATATGCTTGAGAGGGTTTTTGAGAAGTTCAGGCAGGTAGGCGACACCCTGACGGACCGTCCGAAGGGAACGGGACTTGGTCTTCCCATCTGCCGTGAGATAATAAACCATCATGGCGGGAGGATCTGGGCGGAGAGTAAAGAGGGCGGGGGCAGCAGGTTCATCTTTGAACTGCCCCTGAAGGCGGCAGGGCAGGGTGGTCATACGGAGATACAGAGGGAGGTACTGTTGACGTCCATAGACAACCACATAAAGGGCCGGGCTCAAGGGGAGACGGTACTGATAGTGGACGACGACGTATCCATACGGGTACTGTTAAGCCAGTATCTTCAGGAGAAGGGTTACAGGGCGGTAGAGGCGGTGGACGGCAAGGACGCAATAGGCAAGACCCGCGCTATGATGCCGGATCTCATACTTCTTGACATCATGATGCCGGATCTGAGCGGTTACGACGTACTGAGGGTACTGAAGAACGACGATACAACGAGGGAGATCCCCGTTATAGTGATATCTGCTCTTGAAAACAGGGACAAGGGGCTGATGCTTGGTGCGGCCGACTACATCACGAAGCCGGTGGATGAGGAGCGGCTCTTTGACAGCATACAGAGGGTAATGAACGAGGGGCAGAGAAACAACAGGTGCAGGGTAATGATTATAGACCGCGACAGGGAGTCGTGCCGCGAGATTGCCGAGGCGATGAAGGGGAGGAATTTCGAGGTAATACAGAGCTGCTGTGATACGGAGGACATAAGGAAGGGGCTCGAGGCCACGCCGGATATAATACTCGTGGATATGGGGCTGGTTGAGGACGGTTATATAAATGAGATCTGCAGGGAGGATTCCATCAGGGATTTAATGATAAAATCAAAAATACTCTATATCGTGAAAGGAAGTGAAGGAAATGTCGAAGATACTGATAGCCGATGACGAACCCCATATAAGGCTCCTTCTGGAACAGACCCTTGAGGATTTCGAGGAGGCAGGCGTGGAGATCATCACCGCTGACAACGGCTTGGATGCACTCGATGTGATCAGGAATGAGAGGCCCGAACTCGTTTATCTCGATGTTATGATGCCGGGGATGAACGGCTTTGAGGTCTGCAATACGGTAAAAAACGAACTCGGGATAGACGGTGTTTATATAGTGATGCTGACTGCAAAGGGACAGGAGCTTGATAAGGTCAAGGGCAGTGATGTTGGTGCGGATATATATATGACAAAGCCCTTTAACCCCGACAGGATAATAGATAAGACAGCGGAAGTCCTCAAGATACAGCTGTAACCTCCCTCTCATACCGGTATCCCTATAAAATACAGTCATCAGTCATTCCCGCAATCCCGAATGCTTTCGGGACTCCGGAATCCTTCCTACAGAACGATTCCGGACAAGCCGGAATGACGGAAAAAGGACAACTGTTCGACTTTATGCAGTCATTTGTCATTCCCGCAAGTAAAGCGCGTCGGGAATCCTTCTCAAAGAGCTATTCCCCGGGCGCATTCGGGGAATGACGGAAAAAGGACTGCTATGCGCTTTAGTATGTCTAATGATATGAATATCCGGAACATGATCCATGATGCCATCAACAGGATGGTTTTTGATAAAATCCCTGACGTTTTCCTTGTCGGCGGCTATATCAGGGACATACTTATTGGAAGAAAACCGAGGGACAGGGATTATGCCGTAAAGAACGATCCTCTAAAAAGTGCTGAAATAATAAAAGGTTACATTGGTGGAACTATAGTAGTCCTTAAAGATGGCCTTACAGTACGCATAGCGTTAAAGGACAATACCACGGTCGACTTCACAAGGTATGAAAACAGGATAGAAGAAGACCTCTCAAGACGCGATTTTACCATCAATGCAA
Coding sequences:
- the tmoS gene encoding sensor histidine kinase TmoS, producing the protein MIRFNLFTKTFLLILLIIVFFSALIYTFSVPLIKETVYEIEENAGKTILDNVYELVHKISMDLEAYRESAYAAHKRELRNIIEIVESYINDVRADVKSGRLSEKEAKKSILDKLRTFKYGRNDYIWVSDYNSVLISHPDPRLYGRDFSGIRDVRGNLIVPPMVEIARRRGDGFYSYWWRRLGEKEPIEKLSYFKLLPQWKWVVGTGVYVDDIKKEVARRKKKAIEELRGILRHIRIGKTGYMFIFDSKMNMIIHPNRNIEGKNISSLLDPVTGKPIGEELKHAATQKDNKLIYRWDKPSDPGNYIYKKISWVRYFRNLDWYIASSVYLDELGKSAVILKRRILGTTLLILLLSVCLGYIFVRRLVNPLRKLSATALRVQKGDLTAKSDIRGNDEIGVLAGAFNNMIDRLRSHIENLDAKVRERTMELEDANRELKRIDETKSAFISTVSHELRTPLTSVLGFANIIKKRLEEVIFPVIDDGEARVSRAASQVRQNLDIIISEGERLTNLINDVLDIAKIEAGRVEWKDEDVDIAEVFRRAAVTTSSLFQSKGLYLEGEVEGGGLIVRGDRDRMIQVVTNLLSNAVKFTDGGGTITYRIRRNAGYVRSEVEDTGNGIPSDMLERVFEKFRQVGDTLTDRPKGTGLGLPICREIINHHGGRIWAESKEGGGSRFIFELPLKAAGQGGHTEIQREVLLTSIDNHIKGRAQGETVLIVDDDVSIRVLLSQYLQEKGYRAVEAVDGKDAIGKTRAMMPDLILLDIMMPDLSGYDVLRVLKNDDTTREIPVIVISALENRDKGLMLGAADYITKPVDEERLFDSIQRVMNEGQRNNRCRVMIIDRDRESCREIAEAMKGRNFEVIQSCCDTEDIRKGLEATPDIILVDMGLVEDGYINEICREDSIRDLMIKSKILYIVKGSEGNVEDTDSR
- the phoP_1 gene encoding alkaline phosphatase synthesis transcriptional regulatory protein PhoP, producing MSKILIADDEPHIRLLLEQTLEDFEEAGVEIITADNGLDALDVIRNERPELVYLDVMMPGMNGFEVCNTVKNELGIDGVYIVMLTAKGQELDKVKGSDVGADIYMTKPFNPDRIIDKTAEVLKIQL